The following are encoded in a window of Syntrophorhabdus sp. genomic DNA:
- a CDS encoding M23 family metallopeptidase, which produces MRILCAPILFLITIFCLVAGAAEISHVFPVQPAKSASFKRGGHGYPGIDIFAKKGTAFVSPVPGTVEDVQETDLWEKTRDPAMKGGIWVSITGDDGYRYYGSHLNGIAAGITVGKRVKPGEILGYIGASGNAKHTPSHLHFGISLASRPYSYIVRRGEIEPYFFLDCLRGNRCDPRKALDDAVRKSGSR; this is translated from the coding sequence ATGAGAATATTGTGCGCGCCTATTCTTTTCCTTATCACCATTTTCTGCCTGGTTGCCGGGGCAGCCGAAATATCCCATGTCTTTCCTGTTCAACCGGCAAAGAGCGCGTCGTTCAAAAGGGGAGGGCATGGTTATCCGGGCATAGATATATTCGCGAAGAAAGGCACCGCCTTCGTTTCGCCCGTTCCGGGTACGGTCGAGGATGTCCAGGAGACGGATCTCTGGGAAAAGACCCGGGACCCTGCCATGAAGGGCGGAATATGGGTAAGCATTACCGGGGACGACGGGTACCGTTACTATGGGAGCCACCTGAACGGGATCGCCGCCGGCATAACCGTGGGTAAAAGGGTGAAACCGGGTGAGATTCTCGGGTACATCGGGGCATCGGGTAACGCGAAGCATACCCCGAGCCATCTTCATTTCGGGATATCGCTGGCATCCCGTCCGTATTCATACATCGTGCGCCGTGGAGAGATCGAGCCATATTTCTTCCTTGATTGTCTCCGTGGTAATCGCTGCGATCCCCGGAAGGCGCTCGATGACGCTGTCAGGAAGAGCGGATCGAGATGA
- a CDS encoding DUF1287 domain-containing protein gives MPVRDCFLILLLSACLLMGFGASARVQAEKNAGGTSAVRSGNDTGMSIARAARQQIGVTTTYDPAYRSIACPNGDVPAERGVCTDVLIRALRSGPGMDLQELINEDMRGNFKKYPAKWGLKAPDTNIDHRRVANLMTYFERRGYSVPISKKAADYRAGDFIACIVPPGLPHIMIVSDRKSPSGQPLIIHNIGAGTKEEDRLFEFPITGHYRIR, from the coding sequence ATGCCGGTTCGAGATTGTTTTTTAATTCTCCTGCTGTCGGCGTGCCTCCTGATGGGATTTGGAGCATCGGCCCGGGTGCAGGCGGAAAAGAATGCAGGCGGGACATCGGCGGTAAGGTCCGGGAACGATACGGGAATGTCCATAGCGCGTGCAGCCCGCCAGCAGATCGGTGTCACGACCACATACGATCCGGCTTATAGATCTATCGCCTGTCCCAATGGAGACGTTCCCGCGGAGAGAGGCGTTTGCACGGATGTTCTCATCCGTGCTCTTCGCTCCGGACCCGGTATGGACCTCCAGGAACTGATTAACGAGGATATGCGAGGGAATTTCAAAAAGTATCCCGCCAAATGGGGGCTCAAGGCGCCCGATACGAACATCGATCATCGGCGTGTGGCAAACCTCATGACGTATTTCGAACGCCGGGGATATTCCGTGCCCATCTCAAAAAAGGCAGCCGACTACAGGGCGGGGGACTTCATCGCCTGCATCGTGCCTCCCGGTCTTCCCCACATCATGATCGTCAGCGACAGGAAAAGCCCTTCGGGGCAGCCGCTTATCATCCATAATATCGGGGCAGGAACTAAAGAGGAAGACAGGCTCTTCGAGTTCCCCATCACGGGACATTACAGGATCAGGTAG
- a CDS encoding BrnT family toxin: MISDLLLKCTGFEWDRHNSEKIKARHNVTPVECEQVFFNIPVVSGDDEKHSEKENRFYVLGQTDSGRLLFLVFTVRRDKVRIISARDMNRKERRAYQTHEEDPPVQK, from the coding sequence ATGATATCTGACCTTCTCCTGAAGTGCACCGGGTTCGAATGGGACAGGCACAATTCAGAGAAGATCAAAGCACGGCACAACGTGACACCGGTTGAATGCGAGCAGGTATTCTTCAATATTCCCGTCGTTTCCGGCGATGACGAAAAGCACTCGGAGAAGGAGAACCGCTTCTACGTGTTAGGGCAGACGGACTCCGGCAGGCTATTGTTCCTGGTCTTCACGGTTCGCAGGGACAAGGTACGGATCATATCTGCAAGAGACATGAACAGGAAAGAGAGGAGGGCCTATCAAACCCATGAAGAAGATCCCCCGGTTCAAAAGTGA
- the mgtE gene encoding magnesium transporter, which produces MKEQDRVKTEIKELLSAREWAKTRELLSDTPAPDIADLLPDMDKTDRMLLFSLLPRQLAGEAFSYLESRRKDDLLKELTDEETRRLLAELSPDDRAEFFEELPGLATQRLLNLLNPRDRRQTLQLLGFPQESVGRLMSPDYVAVQAEWSIDHALRHIRKKGKDSETINVIYVVDPSWKLIDALELRRFILAPMEQTVEQIMDHNFICIKALEDREEAVRMIQHYDLVALPVVDSEGVLLGTVTVDDVLDVAEEEATEDFHRVAAVAPLKMSYRESGFWSLYRKRIGWLAALIVVNMASGHVIARHEELLISSIALSFFIPLLIATGGNAGAQSATLMVRAIATGDLRADQWLWAVGKELLVGLGLGVTLGLATWFLGFYRGGFDMAVIIFLTMTAIVLVSNLIGVGLPFLLNRLNMDPAVASSPLITTVVDFVGLTIYFSIAVRIL; this is translated from the coding sequence ATGAAAGAACAAGACAGGGTAAAGACCGAGATCAAGGAACTGCTCTCCGCAAGGGAGTGGGCCAAAACAAGGGAGTTGCTTAGCGATACTCCAGCGCCGGATATTGCCGATCTCCTGCCGGATATGGACAAGACGGACAGGATGCTTCTCTTTTCCCTCCTGCCCCGGCAACTGGCAGGGGAGGCGTTCTCGTACCTTGAATCCAGGAGGAAGGACGACCTGCTCAAGGAACTAACGGACGAAGAGACACGTCGCCTGCTTGCCGAACTCAGTCCGGACGACCGTGCGGAGTTCTTCGAGGAACTGCCCGGCCTTGCCACCCAGAGGCTTCTCAATCTCCTGAACCCCAGAGATCGGAGACAGACCCTCCAGCTTCTAGGTTTTCCCCAGGAGAGCGTTGGAAGGCTTATGTCGCCTGATTACGTGGCCGTCCAGGCGGAATGGTCCATCGACCATGCCCTCAGGCATATACGCAAGAAAGGGAAGGACAGCGAGACCATCAACGTGATCTACGTGGTCGATCCATCGTGGAAGCTTATCGATGCCCTGGAATTGAGAAGGTTCATCCTGGCACCCATGGAGCAGACCGTGGAACAGATCATGGACCATAATTTCATCTGTATCAAGGCTTTGGAAGACCGGGAAGAGGCCGTGCGCATGATCCAGCACTATGACCTCGTCGCGCTACCCGTTGTTGATTCCGAGGGTGTGCTGCTCGGCACTGTCACCGTTGACGATGTCCTCGATGTGGCCGAAGAGGAGGCCACCGAGGATTTCCACCGGGTGGCGGCTGTTGCCCCGCTGAAGATGAGCTACCGTGAATCGGGTTTCTGGTCGTTATACCGCAAAAGAATAGGGTGGCTGGCGGCACTGATCGTTGTCAATATGGCTTCAGGCCACGTGATCGCGCGTCATGAAGAACTGCTGATATCATCCATCGCGCTCTCGTTCTTTATACCTCTTCTGATAGCAACCGGGGGAAACGCGGGGGCCCAGTCCGCCACGCTGATGGTCCGAGCCATAGCCACCGGTGACCTCAGGGCCGACCAGTGGCTGTGGGCCGTGGGAAAGGAACTCCTGGTGGGTCTGGGTCTCGGTGTGACCCTGGGTCTGGCGACGTGGTTCCTGGGATTCTATCGCGGAGGGTTTGACATGGCGGTTATCATTTTCCTGACCATGACGGCTATCGTTCTGGTATCGAACCTCATTGGCGTAGGACTACCTTTTCTGCTCAACAGGCTTAACATGGACCCGGCGGTCGCAAGCAGCCCCCTTATCACCACCGTGGTGGATTTTGTGGGGTTGACCATCTATTTCTCGATCGCTGTTAGAATTCTGTGA